The genomic interval GTACACCAGCGTCTTGCCATCCGGGCTCAGCGCGGGCTCCACGTAGTAGCCGGGCCGGGACGTCATCACCTTGCCCTCGCCGCCCGTGGCCGGCGCCAGGCGGACCGCGCCCAGCTTCTCGTCGTCCCACGTCGAATAGATGATGGAGCGCCCGTCGCGAGAGAACGACGGATAGAACTCCAGGTGGTCCTCCTGCTTCGTCAGCCGCTTGGGCGCGCCGTTCGGCAGCTCCTTCACGTAGAGCTTGCCCAGCGACTGGAACACCACGCGGTCTCCCTTCGGAGACACCTGCACCCAGCGCAGCATCTTCGTGTTGAAGCGCTCCGGCGCCACCGCGCGCGGCGTGCGCACCGCCTCGAAAATCGTGCGCGTGCTCTTCACGTGGAAGGGGATGGGCGTCACCTTCTTCGTCGCCACGTCGACGCGCTGGAGCTTGCCGCCCGCCCAGAGGACAATCGCCTTGTCGTCGCGCGTCCACGCCATCGTCGGGTAGACGCCGTGGATGGCCCACGTCTCCTGCATGTCGCGGTCGAGCCCGTCATACAGCGGGCGCTCCGCGCCGGAGGCCACGTCCGCGACATACAGCACGCTCTTGGTGCGCACGCGGCGGATGAACGCCAGCTGCTTGCCATCGCGCGACGGCGTCGGACGGATGGAGCCACCCGGCCCGCTGACGAAGGGGTCTATCTCCTTCGTCTCCAGGTCCAACCGCTGGATGGCATAGATTTCCGCGTTCGGGTCCTTGTTGTATTCGAACGTCCTGCCCGGCGTGACGTCCTGGCTGAAGTAGACGTAGCGGCCATCCGGAGAGAACGCCGGCTCGCCCAGGTCCTTCTGGTCATTGGCGCGCTCGGTGAGCTGCACGCCGTCACCGCCGGAGCGGTGATACATCCACACCTCGCCCGCACCCAGCGAGCGCCGCGCGGTGTAGTGCTTGCGCGCGACGATGAACTGACCATCCGGGCTCCATGCGGGGCTGTTGAGCAGGCGGAACTTCTCCTGCGTCACCGGCTTCGCGTCCGAGCCATCCCGCTTCATCACCCAGATGTTGTCGCCGCCGCCGCGGTCGCTGGTGAAAGCGATGGACTTGCCATCCGGGCTGTAGCGCGGCTGCATGTCCCACGCGACACCGGAGGTCACCGCGCGCGCCTCGCCTCCCGTCAGGGGCAACACGTAGATGTCGCCCAACAGGTCGAAGACGAGCTCGTCCCCCGTGGGGCTCACGTCCAGGTTCATCCACGTCCCCTCGGTGACGTCGATGTCCACCTGCTTCGCGGGGAACCCGGGGGCGTCCACCTTCCAGGCGTCCTTGTCCTTCCCCTCGCCGGGGCCCTCCGCGACGGCGGGAGCGTTGGGGTCCACCTCCACCGCGCGGCCCGCCTCGCGAGCGGCGTCGTCCTTCTTCTTGGGAGCGGGAGGGGGGTCCTGCCGAGCGGCGGGAGGTGTCGCCGCGGGCTGCGCGGAGACCAGCGCGCCGGGCACCAGCAGCGCGACGCAAAGAGCGGAGGTCAGTCGTTTCACCGGAGGTCCTCGTTTTGGGGGACTGCGCGAGACACGGCCGTACAGGGGGCGAAAGATTACCCGCCCCGGAGCAAGCAGGCTCGGCGGCCCTCAACAGGGGACCGGGCGTCCCTGTTCCTGAGCATTCGTCGCGCGCCATCCCCCCGTGATTCTGTTATCCGCTCCCCATGTCGGATGACTTCAAGCTCCCCGAAGACAAGGCAGAGCGGATGGAACGCTGCTCCCTGTTCTACACGGACATCGTTCCCCACAACCACGCGCTGGGACTGAAGCTGCTGGACATCGGGCCCGCGGAGGCCGTCGTCGAGCTGCCCTACGCGGACTTCCTCGTCGGCAACCCGGAGACGGGCGTCATCGCCGGCGGCGCGGTGACGACGCTCATCGACGCGGCGTGTGGCTCCGCCGTCATCCTCCGGTTCGGCCGCTTCCTGCCCCTGGTGACGTTGGACTTGCGCATCGACTACCTCCGCCCCGCCCGCCCCGGCGCCTCGCTCACCGCCGTGGCCGAGTGCTACCGCGCCACGCGCCAGGTCGCCTTCGTCCGCGCACTCGTGCATCAGGGTGACAAGAGCAATCCGGTGGCCTCTGCGCAGGGCACCTTCATGCGGCTGGAGGAGTGACGGACATGAGTGACACGCAATCTTCTCCCACGCTCGCCGAGCTGGTCCTCCAGGTGCGCAAGTCGCGCGAGTACGGCCGCCTCACCGACGCCATCCCCTACGCGCGCTTCATGGGCATTGGCGTGGAGCACCTGGCCGGGGAGATGCTCTGCCGGATGACGTACACGCCCAAGCTCATCGGCAACAGCTTCCTGCCCGCGCTGCACGGCGGCACGCTGGGCGCGCTGCTGGAGTGCTCCGCCATCTTCGAGCTCCTGCTCCAGACGGAGACCCAGCGCGTCCCCAAGGTCATCTCCCTGACGGTGGACTTCCTGCGCTCCGGCAAGGCCCAGGACACCTTCGCGCGCGCCTTCATCACGCGCCAGGGACGTCGCGTGGCCAACGTCCGCGTCGAGGCCTGGCAGGACGACCGCACCCGCCCCATCGCCAGCGCGAACGCCCTGTTCCTGCTCGCGGAGCCCTGAGCCTCTGCCGCCCGCGAGGGCCGGGCCGAGGGGCGGAGCCGTTGGCCGCTCCCTCGGCGCACGGTGGGCTTTTGCGCCGGGCCATCTCCACCTTCGTCCCCAGGAGCCCATTCTCGGGAGGCAGGCGATGATGCGATGGAACGGTTGGATGCTGGCCGGCGTGGTCTTTCTGGGCGGCGCGGCGGTGGCGCAGGACACGCAGAACTCCACGGCGCCGCAGAACGGCACCGGCGACAGCCAGGGCATGATTCGCTCGGGAGAGGCGGACGCCATCGACCAGGGCGAGGACCTGCGCAAGCAAGCCCGCGAGGACCAGCCCGCGACGGGCGGCTCGGGTGAGCCCGACGCGCAGGCCCAGAAGTGGATGAAGGAGGGCCTGCTGCCCATCCCCACCGATGAGAAGTCCTTCCTGGAGATACTGCACAGCGGGAACCAGATGGAGGTTCAGATGGGGCAGCTCGCGCAGAAGAACGGCGCGTCCCAGGACGTGAAGGACTTCGGCGTCCGCATGCAGCGCGAGCACGGCAAGGCGGATGAGAAGCTGATGGCGTACGCGAAGAAGAAGGGCTTCCAGCTCGGTGAGCCCCAGGCGACGACGCCGCTCGCCAAGGCCATGGGCAACACGGAGCACGCCCTCATGGAGGAGCTCCAGCTGCGCCGCGGCCCCGCGTTCGACCGGGGCTACCTGGCCGTCATGGTCGGTGACCATGACTCCGACATCGCCATGGTGATGGCCGGGCAGCAGCAGTTCGCCAGCAACACCGAGCTGAAGGGGATGCTCGACGAGACGCTGACCATGATGAAGCAGCACCGTCAGAGCGCGTACCGGCTGCTGGGCCAGGAGACTCCGCGCCAGGCCCGCCAGAGCCCTCGCGGCGGGCGCTGACGTCCAGCGCTCCGGGCTACTCGACGGAGAGCGTGTAGACGCGCTCCGTCCCGTCCGAGAGCGACAACGTCATGCGAGTCACTCCCGGCTCCAGTGCCTTGAGCTGGAGCCGGCCGGGTGACACCTCCACCTCCACGAGGCGC from Myxococcus stipitatus carries:
- a CDS encoding PaaI family thioesterase — protein: MERCSLFYTDIVPHNHALGLKLLDIGPAEAVVELPYADFLVGNPETGVIAGGAVTTLIDAACGSAVILRFGRFLPLVTLDLRIDYLRPARPGASLTAVAECYRATRQVAFVRALVHQGDKSNPVASAQGTFMRLEE
- a CDS encoding PaaI family thioesterase produces the protein MSDTQSSPTLAELVLQVRKSREYGRLTDAIPYARFMGIGVEHLAGEMLCRMTYTPKLIGNSFLPALHGGTLGALLECSAIFELLLQTETQRVPKVISLTVDFLRSGKAQDTFARAFITRQGRRVANVRVEAWQDDRTRPIASANALFLLAEP
- a CDS encoding DUF4142 domain-containing protein, with the protein product MMRWNGWMLAGVVFLGGAAVAQDTQNSTAPQNGTGDSQGMIRSGEADAIDQGEDLRKQAREDQPATGGSGEPDAQAQKWMKEGLLPIPTDEKSFLEILHSGNQMEVQMGQLAQKNGASQDVKDFGVRMQREHGKADEKLMAYAKKKGFQLGEPQATTPLAKAMGNTEHALMEELQLRRGPAFDRGYLAVMVGDHDSDIAMVMAGQQQFASNTELKGMLDETLTMMKQHRQSAYRLLGQETPRQARQSPRGGR